CCGTCCAGCGTTCGTTGGCGTCGATAATCTGGGATAACGAAACGTGATAGGCCTGGTCTTCGCTGGGTTCCCAGTGATCCCATATATCGCCGGTGGTCCGCCAGGCATTGGACCAGCGGGACAGCTCTTCGCGTTTCTCGAAAGGAGCTGAATTCGACAGGCTGAAAACAATATCGCGGCCCGTCGAACGAAGCGCCTCGGACATCTCCCGGGTGCTATCAACGTCATTGGGATTCCAGTCATACTTGAGATAATCGAACCCCCACTCGGCGAACTGCCGGGCATCCGCCTTTGCAAAATGGAAGGTTCCGATTTTCTGCCCCTTCGAGCCGCCCGATCGCTCGCGGGACCACTCGCCTTCGGGATTATCCGCCGAGCCTCCGGGGTAATCGGCGTAGGAGGTGATCCAGGGTGTGGAATAGATTCCCGCCTTCAGCCCCATGGCATGAATGGAGGCGCACAAGCCCGCCATATCCGGGAACTTGTCGTTGGCCAGCAACGCCTTGTCCGCGCCCTCCCGCCGGCCCTGCCACGAGTCGTCGATGTTCACATAGGACCAGCCGTGGTTGGCCAAACCGGACGAAACCAGAATGCGCGCGGATTCCAGCACCTTTGCCTGATCGACGTTCACGGCCCAGCTATTCCAGCTGTTCCAGCCCATCGGTGGCGTCAGCGCAATTTCCTTCCCGACCACAATCCGGAACTTGCGTGTGGCCGAATCCACCCCATTCCCGGCCTTCAGAACCACTTCGTATTCCCCCGCCTTTTCCACCTTGCCAGTAATGCGTCCGGACTGGTGATCGATGCTCAATCCCTCGGGCAGACCTTCGGCATCGAACTCCATCGGGCGGCTGCCGGTCGCCGGAACCGCATAAAGAAAAGGCGATCCCGGCCGGACGCCAAAAACCGATGGCCCGTTGATGCGGGGCGATGCGGATGGAGGTGGCGTAAGGATATTGTCCGACAGGTCGAACTGCGCTTGGGCGAACAACGAGCAACTCATAAAGGCCAGTGCAGACAGGATTGTGTGGTTTGAAAACCTTCTCATTTTTGTTGGTTGGTAACGAAAAGCTGCTGCGCGAAATGATAGAGATTGCTGCCCCAGGACGAGCCGTCATGGCCGTGATCATCCACGTTCCAGATGTGGGGGACATCTTGTTGTTTCAGAGAAACGTGAACGCTCTGAGAGATGTTGATCAGGCCGTCCTTGTTGCCGCAGGAAACGTAGAGCAGCTTCAACTGCTTCCGCGCGGCGGCGGGATCGGGCACGAGTTCGGCGGGTGGTTTGGTGTTGGGCGCGGATGAAAATCCGGCGACCCACGCGAACGTGTCGAGGTGGCCAAGTCCGAAGTTCAGCGACTGGCCACCGCCCATCGAAAGCCCGGCAATCGCGCGCTGCTCGCGATTCGTGCTGGCGGAATACTTCGCCTGAATCGCGGGAATCAAACAGTCGAGCAGATCACGCTCAAACTTCCCAAAGCTGGCGGCGTTTTCCGGCGAGAAGGTTTTGTCTGGCGCGGGCACGCGATCATCCGCCAGTGCGCGACCGTTCGGCATCACGAGGATCATTGGCGTCGCCTTCCCGTCAGTGATGAGGTTGTCCACGATGGCGTCAGCGTGAATGTAGCCGCTCCATTCCCACTCATTGCCGCCGATGCCGTGCAGCAGATAGAGCACGGGATATTTCCGGTCGGACGAGTAGCCGGGCGGAAGATAAACCACCGCCTTCCGCTTCACGCCGGTGACGGTGGAATCGTATTCAAAGACCTCGGTGCGTCCGGCCATTCCGGTCGGGGCGGGCTTGTCAAAGCCGTTGGGCGCGTCGGGAAACGCGCGCACGTCATCCGGCGCAAGCACCACGGGTCGGCCAAAGTTGGCGCGGGCGCGTTCGGGGGAAACCTGCTCGGGTTTTTCCTGCGCGAGCAGTGCGCCCTGCGACCCGGCGAGAAGCAGGAGCAAACTGGCTGTCAGTGTTTTGGTGAACATGGAATTTTGAGCGAATGACATTTTCATTGGACCACCTTGATGACCA
This genomic stretch from Chthoniobacterales bacterium harbors:
- a CDS encoding putative Ig domain-containing protein, yielding MSCSLFAQAQFDLSDNILTPPPSASPRINGPSVFGVRPGSPFLYAVPATGSRPMEFDAEGLPEGLSIDHQSGRITGKVEKAGEYEVVLKAGNGVDSATRKFRIVVGKEIALTPPMGWNSWNSWAVNVDQAKVLESARILVSSGLANHGWSYVNIDDSWQGRREGADKALLANDKFPDMAGLCASIHAMGLKAGIYSTPWITSYADYPGGSADNPEGEWSRERSGGSKGQKIGTFHFAKADARQFAEWGFDYLKYDWNPNDVDSTREMSEALRSTGRDIVFSLSNSAPFEKREELSRWSNAWRTTGDIWDHWEPSEDQAYHVSLSQIIDANERWT
- a CDS encoding alpha/beta hydrolase-fold protein; the protein is MFTKTLTASLLLLLAGSQGALLAQEKPEQVSPERARANFGRPVVLAPDDVRAFPDAPNGFDKPAPTGMAGRTEVFEYDSTVTGVKRKAVVYLPPGYSSDRKYPVLYLLHGIGGNEWEWSGYIHADAIVDNLITDGKATPMILVMPNGRALADDRVPAPDKTFSPENAASFGKFERDLLDCLIPAIQAKYSASTNREQRAIAGLSMGGGQSLNFGLGHLDTFAWVAGFSSAPNTKPPAELVPDPAAARKQLKLLYVSCGNKDGLINISQSVHVSLKQQDVPHIWNVDDHGHDGSSWGSNLYHFAQQLFVTNQQK